In the genome of Euzebya sp., one region contains:
- a CDS encoding MFS transporter, giving the protein MTPTRRAVAVTVVGTTASVLPAFLTGAVAVQLGADLGIGNAGIGLAIGAFYASASLASALLGRAAERIGPATAMRSGLVITIIAQVAVATAVSDAVALSAVLLVGGCANALTQPAANLLLAGRLPARRLGLAFALKQSGMPLASLLGGVAVPALALTIGWQAAYAAGAVLAVAVLLVVPRDPGVRAAAGRVRPRPDLPPWVLRRYALAGLLGATAAAGLVTFLVSAAEDAGLSESAAGLLLTGGALLGIVSRRAHGQLADRGRLVPLPRATGLLALGAAGLAVLAVDTTWGYLVGVVPAFACGWAWPGLFNLSVVQRNPSAPAAATGVTQTGVYVGAGAGPAVGGLVADALGYPWLWLMCAAALAGAALVARSLQAGVDADGVRDARTARRPHAA; this is encoded by the coding sequence GTGACCCCGACCCGACGCGCCGTGGCCGTCACGGTCGTCGGTACGACCGCGAGCGTGCTGCCCGCGTTCCTCACCGGTGCGGTCGCCGTGCAGCTCGGCGCCGACCTCGGCATCGGCAACGCCGGCATCGGGCTGGCCATCGGGGCCTTCTACGCGAGCGCCTCGCTCGCCTCGGCCCTCCTCGGCCGCGCGGCGGAGCGGATCGGCCCGGCCACCGCGATGCGGTCCGGGTTGGTGATCACGATCATCGCCCAGGTCGCGGTCGCGACCGCCGTGTCCGACGCCGTGGCGCTGTCCGCCGTCCTGCTGGTCGGCGGCTGCGCCAACGCGCTGACCCAGCCGGCGGCGAACCTGCTGCTCGCCGGCCGGCTGCCCGCACGACGGCTCGGGCTGGCCTTCGCGCTCAAGCAGTCGGGGATGCCGCTCGCGTCGCTGCTCGGCGGGGTTGCGGTGCCGGCCCTCGCGCTGACGATCGGCTGGCAGGCGGCGTACGCCGCCGGGGCGGTGCTGGCCGTCGCGGTCCTGCTCGTGGTGCCGCGCGACCCCGGCGTCCGCGCTGCGGCAGGGCGGGTCCGCCCACGACCGGACCTGCCCCCCTGGGTGCTGCGGCGCTATGCCCTGGCAGGCCTGCTGGGCGCGACCGCCGCCGCCGGGTTGGTGACGTTCCTCGTCTCCGCGGCGGAGGACGCGGGGCTCAGCGAGTCCGCCGCCGGGTTGCTGCTCACCGGCGGCGCCCTCCTCGGCATCGTGTCGCGGCGGGCCCACGGCCAGCTCGCCGATCGGGGCCGGCTCGTGCCGCTGCCCCGGGCGACGGGGCTGCTGGCGCTCGGGGCGGCAGGGCTCGCCGTCCTGGCGGTCGACACCACCTGGGGCTACCTGGTCGGGGTGGTGCCGGCGTTCGCCTGCGGGTGGGCGTGGCCGGGGCTGTTCAACCTGTCCGTCGTGCAGCGCAACCCGTCGGCGCCGGCGGCCGCCACCGGCGTCACCCAGACCGGCGTGTACGTCGGGGCGGGGGCCGGCCCGGCTGTCGGCGGCCTCGTCGCGGACGCGCTGGGCTATCCGTGGCTGTGGCTGATGTGCGCGGCCGCGTTGGCCGGCGCCGCGCTGGTCGCCCGGTCGTTGCAGGCGGGCGTGGACGCGGACGGGGTCAGGGACGCCCGAACAGCTCGGCGACCACACGCGGCTTGA